In Plasmodium knowlesi strain H genome assembly, chromosome: 7, one DNA window encodes the following:
- a CDS encoding merozoite surface protein 1 paralog yields MSTCTAIWSFFLFVDTKMRLLLVLLLILLFQLCETLNWKNLQNVHVTVRECTLSLIALMEEEETIRLGKRNDERMAQIVEDKNEARQTLYKLYFSIRHLFSSLGIRFRKELYLFGVAEGNAGGGKIGKREKKQVDNTSGKRFTDDKYLRGVKTEMDLKDLLWEMINYYKKKFIQGKPSTSCAYINQKNSLRKQIEIVRYTHSYIATKLYYINYSKYFRLFLGRGTYMANVIFNPSLDIKDDVYSGFYDNYAGMIADEQQRGATHGTESKTKDDPQDGQNGRQPICSDYKSISGEKCTQEFAQSVKTMLHNFEVSLEGYIQSSVVEMKKQMIQVEEQQEGRNYCRDLMKELKDKSYDRLSVEEIERFEQLAKNYLQKDLDMLVEREKKKMYRRRNFFEKYFFFIIEKMLHVRRKVETSLEALSRELRGSTNKPPTGTSEKLTATDKPLIEPLSFRKRGPGQVELIVGAEIKSIFQLLDEYISMYSFVYEHLKYYHLNVRDIFSLDYIRENSKDNRVYIAEQIAQQMDELNGSFLKYRNVKYIYEQFVEKGIRKTNSVSNLRRGESIEGHGNHVPEQGPFSLPNLRKEDLPELWESTWNRRSYSSLSEEDKEKKEKLNEELIKREDEYLRRLENVVKLLTQYKKLKNKKIKIKHIVNIEKVEMHPILFNLKLRKNEMVGFYKSILFFGKIFVVKRLVLILKMKITFLSKVTPSAFLLRNRFFLLLYETHLEIMRSKYQIEMNKNFCRNLNLENLDGMMKQGDLPHLLLKYVIYMFGLNSSFMSEHLGVDIGPGTGSEYMGDSNSSNGDGDFGEVDPSWGAHDLSVIYEMARNFIKRPLVHTEIFFPSNKASPSGINNTQDEKVKGAFRQIHSYFSSIFNSDEISGYILKKFERLEEFGSSGCYHGHYCSMENRVYSKDVIKRSVFYNLNDMEDEFDMINEANVSSVGSCSSSLYAYASSSSSTSSSFSSSFSFPLKFPFYLLNNALITNSLSEAYKYMLYKTQQNQIFKLYSISKGTNMSLLETVFLQLILNFGMTPYNKLKGTMINSFCRKKGRLKQNGALSNAHAGQFQYRKGSLSRNEHILYVSNGEHLQGGLTISCSLMEHNHEYYTHDKTPTEWWNSYSSSYNNTQNQERNHRVYTCDLLNGQRKKISCFEVKHIEYIPNGIPFWSEVTEKKNIKSNYQLYEHFFQGVKGVDRRKRNFPKDNSNGMSSREDIYCSEDKTGYFIIDQSVVHPSEGMDTDEALIGPMLSKSAASQKEILFEKESMEQYNMILSWLHRSQEKKNWNREKVRKIERDISGLRWRAKLYEQNISYVKNKMAQMSRPPGEGSHRLSDLQKKYQSEVSNAAQEKYNSLMDIYKDIVEMFRKTEKNLTKLKNQNKREEEKEETEKEPNVEYYGLSKYAFLRKYQVENLNMYTMYNEQIIKYFQKQNRCCDAYIEEMKIHLEFLPQVCCSNGSKRDKDNILKNIYISISDLMTDLIRCENNTNRLIRDFKKVKDTLHIINTVNANLHKKQRTFHLSTKYFYREKKEENIYFFTDKMENIKTYKIYQQLIDRVNEDLIFVMHTMVNKIDERQQLLQQVEQKVPTLVNIKRILTEDNDVASINVETLFANFFHENMLNYDKVKILRKILKKRISVYKNVLNNIRYSFEHEPQVSNDSMALFYNFVDYDSEKDTDAAQFADALLAYNEGGGIILPEQEEDAKNRNRRPLTKYQEIWRNLNELKGEDGRNVKEKYDDEGDDDDDDRDIYEDWGEEDWAEDSLKAVADRVKNNCRNRKCPPNSFCFIETFNEECLCFLNYNMVGGKCILNEENSCTVKNGGCDLKATCELKKNRVNCICPKGTKPIYEGVVCSFSFVSSFSQILLLLAMMAFVIA; encoded by the coding sequence ATGAGCACCTGCACGGCAATTTggtctttcttcctttttgtggATACAAAGATGAGGCTGCTTCTTGTCCTGCTCCTGATTCTTCTGTTTCAGTTATGCGAAACATTGAACtggaaaaatttgcaaaatgtgCACGTGACAGTGAGAGAGTGTACTCTCTCCTTGATTGCTCTgatggaagaagaggaaacgATTCGATTGGGTAAAAGGAACGATGAGAGGATGGCCCAAATTGTGGAAGACAAGAATGAAGCGAGGCAGACCTTGTACAAATTGTACTTTTCAATTCGTCACTTGTTTTCTTCACTAGGGATAAGGTTTAGGAAGGAGCTGTATCTGTTTGGGGTGGCGGAAGGAAACGCaggtggaggaaaaatcgggaaaagggaaaaaaaacaagtggaTAATACAAGCGGAAAGCGTTTCACTGATGATAAGTACCTACGAGGTGTAAAAACAGAAATGGACCTGAAGGATCTCCTTTGGGAAATGATCAattactacaaaaaaaaattcattcagGGTAAACCATCCACAAGTTGCGCATATATCAACCAAAAAAACTCCCTGCGCAAGCAAATTGAAATTGTTAGATATACCCACAGCTACATAGCGACAAAGCTATATTATATAAATTATTCAAAATATTTCCGACTTTTTTTGGGAAGAGGAACATACATGGCTAATGTCATCTTTAATCCTTCCTTGGACATCAAGGACGATGTCTATTCGGGTTTTTACGACAACTACGCTGGAATGATAGCGGATGAACAGCAAAGAGGGGCAACGCATGGTACGGAAAGTAAGACGAAGGATGACCCGCAAGATGGACAAAACGGGAGACAGCCAATCTGCAGCGACTACAAAAGCATTTCtggagaaaaatgcacacaggaGTTTGCTCAAAGTGTAAAAACTATGTTGCATAATTTTGAAGTGTCGCTAGAAGGATACATTCAGAGCTCCGTggtggaaatgaaaaaacaaatgatacAGGTCGAAGAGCAGCAGGAGGGGAGAAACTACTGCAGAGACTTGATGAAGGAACTGAAGGATAAGAGTTACGATAGATTATCGGTGGAAGAAATTGAGAGATTTGAACAGTTGGCAAAAAATTACCTGCAGAAGGATCTGGACATGTTAgtggaaagggagaaaaaaaaaatgtatcgaAGGAGAAACTTCTTCgagaagtatttttttttcattatcgaGAAGATGCTGCATGTTAGGCGGAAAGTGGAGACATCGTTGGAGGCGCTTTCGAGGGAGTTGAGGGGATCAACGAACAAACCGCCAACTGGGACAAGCGAAAAGCTAACCGCGACAGACAAACCGCTGATTGAGCCCCTTTCCTTCCGCAAAAGGGGCCCGGGCCAAGTGGAGCTCATCGTCGGGGCGGAAATCAAGAGCATCTTTCAACTGCTCGATGAGTACATAAGCATGTACTCCTTTGTGTATGAGCACCTAAAGTACTACCACCTAAACGTGAGGGACATTTTCTCACTGGATTATATTCGAGAAAACTCCAAAGACAACAGAGTCTACATAGCAGAACAAATTGCACAACAAATGGATGAATTAAACGGTTCCTTCTTGAAGTACAGAAAtgtgaaatatatatacgagCAGTTTGTGGAGAAGGGTATACGGAAGACAAATTCCGTGAGCAACCTCAGAAGGGGAGAGTCAATCGAAGGGCATGGCAACCATGTTCCTGAACAGGGTCCCTTCTCTTTACCTAACTTGAGGAAAGAGGACTTACCAGAATTATGGGAATCCACTTGGAACAGAAGGAGCTACTCCTCTTTAAGTGAAGAAgacaaggagaagaaagaaaaactgaACGAGGAACTAATAAAACGGGAAGATGAATATTTAAGAAGGTTGGAAAATGTTGTGAAGCTTTTAACTcaatacaaaaaattgaaaaataaaaaaataaaaataaagcacattgtaaatatagaaaaagtagaaatgcaccccattttatttaaccTCAAGttgaggaaaaatgaaatggtaGGATTCTACAAAAGCATTCTCTTTTTCGGAAAAATATTCGTTGTAAAAAGGCTtgtattaattttaaaaatgaagataacCTTTTTGAGTAAAGTCACTCCTTCAGCTTTTCTCCTCAGAAatcgttttttccttctcctgtaTGAAACCCACCTGGAAATTATGCGAAGTAAATACCAAATTGAGATGAATAAAAACTTCTGTCGCAATTTGAATCTTGAGAATTTAGACGGCATGATGAAACAGGGGGATCTTCCTCACCTTCTCCTCAAGTACGTGATTTACATGTTCGGCCTCAATTCCTCCTTTATGAGTGAGCACCTTGGGGTAGACATTGGGCCTGGTACTGGTAGCGAGTACATGGGGGATAGTAACTCCTCTAATGGGGATGGAGACTTTGGTGAGGTTGACCCCAGTTGGGGTGCACATGATCTGAGCGTGATATATGAAATGGCTAGGAACTTCATCAAAAGGCCGCTTGTCCAcacagaaattttttttccttcgaatAAGGCATCTCCAAGTGGGATAAATAATACACAGGATGAAAAAGTAAAGGGTGCCTTCAGACAAATTCACTCCTACTTCTCTAGCATATTCAACAGTGATGAAATTTCaggatatattttaaaaaagttcgAAAGGTTGGAGGAATTTGGATCCTCTGGTTGTTATCATGGGCACTACTGTTCCATGGAGAATCGTGTATACTCCAAGGATGTGATAAAGAGATCGGTTTTTTACAACTTAAACGATATGGAAGATGAATTTGACATGATAAATGAAGCGAACGTATCATCAGTTGGTTCTTGTTCATCTTCCTTGTATGCTTACgcgtcttcctcttcttccacGTCGtcatccttttcttcttctttttctttccctctgAAATTTCCATTCTATCTGCTAAACAATGCACTCATCACGAACTCACTCTCCGAGGCCTACAAATATATGCTATACAAAACACAGCAGAATCAGATTTTCAAATTGTATTCCATATCCAAGGGCACGAATATGAGCCTCCTGGAGACAGTTTTCCTACAGCTCATTTTGAATTTTGGGATGACTCCCTACAACAAATTGAAAGGAACAATGATAAACTCCTTTTGCAGGAAGAAGGGGAGGTTAAAACAGAATGGGGCTTTGAGTAATGCTCACGCAGGACAATTCCAATACAGGAAAGGGAGCCTAAGCAGAAATGAACATATCCTTTATGTGTCAAACGGAGAGCACCTGCAAGGTGGACTGACCATTTCTTGCTCTTTGATGGAGCATAACCATGAGTATTATACACATGACAAGACGCCTACTGAATGGTGGAACAGTTATTCCTCTTCCTATAACAATACCCAAAATCAGGAGAGGAATCACCGAGTATACACCTGCGACTTACTAAAtggacaaagaaaaaaaatttcatgcTTTGAAGTGAAACACATAGAATATATTCCTAACGGAATACCTTTCTGGAGTGAAGtaacagaaaagaaaaatatcaagtCAAACTACCAACtgtatgaacatttttttcaaggcGTGAAAGGGGTGgataggaggaagaggaatttCCCTAAGGATAATTCAAATGGGATGAGCTCGAGGGAAGACATCTACTGCAGCGAAGATAAAACTGGATACTTCATCATTGACCAGTCTGTCGTTCACCCTAGCGAAGGAATGGATACAGATGAAGCACTTATCGGACCAATGCTCTCCAAAAGtgcagctagccaaaaagaAATTCTCTTCGAAAAAGAGTCCATGGAACAGTACAACATGATTCTAAGTTGGTTACACAGATcccaggagaaaaaaaattggaaccGAGAAAAGGTGAGGAAAATAGAAAGGGATATTTCTGGTCTGAGGTGGAGGGCCAAATTATACGAACAAAATATTTCCTAcgtgaagaacaaaatggcaCAGATGAGCCGTCCACCTGGGGAGGGAAGCCATCGCCTAAGTGacctgcaaaaaaaatatcaaagcGAAGTTTCAAATGCCGCACAGGAAAAGTATAACTCATTGATGGACATTTATAAAGACATCGTGGAAATGTTCcgaaaaacggaaaaaaatctaacaaaattgaaaaaccaaaacaaaagggaagaagaaaaagaagaaacagagAAAGAACCCAATGTGGAATACTACGGGTTAAGCAAGTACGCCTTCTTGAGAAAATACCAAGTGGAGAACCTTAACATGTACACCATGTACAATGAACAAATTATCAAATACTTCCAAAAGCAAAACAGATGTTGTGATGCGTACAtagaggaaatgaaaatccACCTTGAGTTTCTCCCTCAAGTTTGTTGCTCCAATGGAAGCAAAAGAGACAAGGATAATATACtcaagaatatatatatcagtATCAGCGATCTGATGACCGACCTTATACGATGCGAAAATAACACCAATAGGTTGATTAgggattttaaaaaagtaaaagacACCCTACATATAATCAACACTGTTAATGCAAACCTACACAAAAAGCAAAGGACGTTCCACCTCAGTaccaaatatttttacagagagaaaaaagaggagaatatttatttcttcacagataaaatggaaaatataaaaacttACAAAATTTACCAACAACTTATAGACAGAGTAAATGAAGATCTGATATTCGTCATGCACACCATGGTGAACAAAATTGATGAACGCCAGCAACTTCTACAGCAAGTGGAACAGAAAGTGCCTACTCTGGTGAACATAAAAAGGATTCTCACAGAAGACAACGACGTGGCGTCTATTAATGTTGAAACGTTATTTGCAAACTTCTTTCATGAAAATATGCTAAATTACGATAAAGTGAAAATATTGAGGAAAATTCTTAAAAAGAGAATTTCCGTTTATAAAAATGTCTTGAATAACATCAGGTATTCCTTTGAGCATGAACCTCAGGTCAGCAACGATAGTATGGCACTGTTCTACAATTTTGTGGATTACGACAGTGAGAAAGATACGGACGCGGCGCAATTTGCGGATGCGCTGTTGGCATATAACGAAGGGGgaggaattattttgcctgaacaagAGGAGGACGCGAAGAACAGGAATCGCAGACCCCTGACAAAGTACCAGGAAATCTGGAGGAACCTAAACGAGCTCAAGGGGGAAGATGGGAGGAATGtcaaggaaaaatatgacgACGAaggtgatgatgatgatgatgataggGATATTTACGAAGATTGGGGAGAGGAGGACTGGGCCGAAGATAGCCTGAAGGCCGTAGCAGATCGTGTGAAAAATAACTGCAGAAATAGGAAGTGCCCACCAAACTCCTTCTGCTTCATTGAAACGTTTAATGAAGAATGCTTGTGTTTCCTTAACTATAACATGGTGGGAGGAAAGTGCATTTTAAACGAAGAGAATTCGTGCACGGTGAAAAACGGGGGATGCGATTTGAAGGCAACAtgtgaattgaaaaaaaatagggtaaATTGCATTTGTCCCAAGGGCACTAAGCCTATATATGAGGGGGTCGTGTGCAGCTTTTCTTTtgtctcttcattttcacaGATCCTCCTTTTGCTCGCCATGATGGCGTTTGTTATTGCGTAG
- a CDS encoding heptatricopeptide repeat-containing protein, putative: MTIFSLKRSALALFLTVIGKPFFAKNWTRGTNHLNCISPLYAHHGSELAAYNGRLLFLRSNGGSVRSWKDQRKGRRSRDGKLNRARGGMRMDGRLEAQNGAIRDKHMDEQTDERRVEKCSPRAFTIRDIGMLIGGHVTVMRGTFKQCRGVILDIKKTDKDEYELLVVINKDEAAKYPKNILNKFGKSYWFNVKDVQVERVKDLLFHRYENFYDEKERPADGDQQEIKERFGELGVEEANTMDGGKVCHLSRDEASTLKGGEVCHLNKDEESTVEGGEVIQLSSEATERPDLITLQESLIEGKKRPRRSAFCHTVVKEIEKNYLYEDLLNLYKEKRHLANIVVCFYILKQLVKIYNFEKESESGKNAFLKNVIYNTTFESILIDILKFLQKKEIYRVVDKTWLLWILVKLKIHKEERYRSTFEGILNHLVKYLTYETLKKMNTKSLCAIMWSLAKCSHSKIQICEKIYKKIVYFLEKYTSVMSCHDISNIYYSLGVIEYKNGDSFFYLIDEEIKKNINKFSVQNLMNVLYGMTKLKRNNSTFAIVKDKLLFHSSNMNLRNMSLLLWCLNKNEYYHVDVSFKDKSFQHLNVKQAMQLLRFFNYNRDKYVDYLKYVLNFLFMNISNLSNQEISFLFYSLFKLDLLKNSRCFVKVRTNIIQRDYTGFNLIDLNMILLSMNNSNIYDRILLNYLFRALRGILTRVLQTGVPRKVTTKDQVVNKDQVVNKDQVVTKDQVVNKDQVVTKDQVVTKDQVVTKDQVVNKDQVVTKDQVVTKDQVVTKDQVVTKDQVVTTGEVITTTPPAEPLHIDCTNFNYIMKNLSEMKIFDQSIILKYALLFSSNLAHISTDHICDYLFYTLSLSHPRGRNQAGMNTEGEEKIQMVDASKGELSTPTSHDKRIGHLVSSNEELTLKEANFGKIYQHYLTKVIEFLKEKLSHLDADIFLAHLEELQNGKKGENAMEGKEEEDKIDTFVFNYQTEKKQEHVQKLNELILEQTTNHGSKATMLVDLVSDKEFSSFVNEGEDNYHHDNDENIEKTKQKKKLQPCTSISSLIHLFYSLASLNELEKDRVDHYMDNLYNVVERKKNEITAYQWLLIRDIFKMVRVKRSADWELLLDNVNTYVKGDEQEGSARFETINIEI, encoded by the coding sequence ATgactattttttcccttaagcGGTCCGCCTTAGCTCTATTTCTCACAGTCATAGGTAAACCGTTCTTTGCAAAGAATTGGACCAGAGGCACGAACCACCTGAACTGCATCTCGCCATTGTACGCTCACCATGGGAGTGAATTAGCCGCTTACAACGGGAGGCTTCTGTTTCTGAGGAGCAATGGGGGGTCAGTGAGGAGTTGGAAAGATCAGCGGAAGGGTAGGCGAAGCCGCGACGGAAAGTTAAACCGCGCAAGAGGGGGTATGCGCATGGATGGCCGGCTTGAAGCACAAAATGGTGCGATTAGGGACAAGCATATGGATGAGCAGACCGACGAGCGTCGAGTTGAGAAGTGCTCTCCACGCGCCTTCACCATCAGAGACATCGGGATGCTGATCGGCGGCCACGTAACCGTCATGAGAGGAACCTTCAAACAGTGCAGGGGGGTCATTCTCGACATTAAGAAGACGGACAAAGATGAGTACGAGCTTCTGGTGGTAATCAACAAAGACGAGGCGGCCAAGTATCCGAAGAATATCCTAAACAAATTCGGAAAGAGCTACTGGTTTAATGTGAAGGATGTGCAAGTGGAGAGGGTGAAGGATTTGTTATTCCACAGGTATGAGAACTTTTACGACGAGAAGGAGAGGCCCGCGGATGGGGACCAGCAGGAGATTAAGGAGCGGTTCGGCGAGTTAGGTGTCGAAGAGGCAAACACAATGGATGGGGGAAAGGTATGTCACTTGAGTAGAGACGAGGCAAGTACATTGAAAGGGGGAGAGGTATGTCACTTGAATAAAGACGAGGAAAGTACAGTAGAAGGGGGAGAGGTAATCCAGTTGAGTAGCGAGGCAACCGAACGGCCAGACCTGATCACCCTGCAGGAGAGCCTCATcgaggggaagaagagacCAAGGAGAAGCGCCTTCTGCCACACAGTGGTGAAGGAAATAGAGAAGAATTACCTGTACGAAGATCTGCTAAACCTGTACAAGGAAAAGAGACACCTAGCGAACATAGTGGTGTGTTTCTATATCCTAAAACAGTTGGTGAAAAtctacaattttgaaaaagaaagcgAAAGTGGGAAAAATGCTTTCCTGAAAAATGTTATTTACAATACCACGTTCGAAAGCATCCTAATAGacatattaaaatttttgcagaaaaaggaaatatatagaGTGGTGGATAAAACATGGCTTCTGTGGATTTTAGTGAAGTTAAAGATACACAAGGAGGAAAGGTATAGATCCACCTTCGAAGGAATTTTAAATCACCTTGTCAAATATCTTACCTACGaaacattgaaaaaaatgaacaccaAAAGTTTGTGTGCAATTATGTGGAGTCTGGCTAAATGTTCTCATAGCAAAATACAAATAtgcgaaaaaatatacaaaaaaattgtgtattTTTTGGAGAAGTACACTTCTGTGATGTCTTGTCACGACATATCTAACATCTATTACTCTCTTGGGGTGATTGAATATAAGAATggagattcttttttttatttaattgacgaagaaataaaaaaaaatataaataaattttcagTACAAAATCTTATGAATGTTCTCTATGGAATGACAAAACTTAAGAGAAACAACTCCACTTTTGCAATCGTAAAGGATAAGTTGCTTTTCCACTCTTCCAACATGAACCTTCGAAATATGAGTTTGTTACTCTGGTGTCTAAATAAGAATGAGTACTACCACGTGGACGTTAGCTTCAAAGATAAATCCTTTCAACATTTAAATGTAAAGCAAGCCATGCAATTGTTAAGGTTTTTTAATTACAACAGAGATAAGTATGTGGATTACCTCAAGTAcgttttgaattttttattcatgaATATCTCTAATTTGAGCAACCAAgaaatttccttccttttttactcctTGTTTAAATTAGATTTGCTCAAAAATAGTAGATGCTTTGTAAAGGTTCGTACGAATATTATCCAGAGAGACTACACAGGATTCAACTTGATAGACCTCAACATGATTCTCCTTTCCATGAACAATAGCAATATATACGACAGAATTTTACTGAACTATCTGTTTCGCGCCCTCAGGGGAATTCTTACGCGCGTCCTTCAGACGGGCGTCCCGCGGAAAGTCACCACCAAGGATCAAGTAGTCAACAAGGATCAAGTAGTCAACAAGGATCAAGTAGTAACCAAGGATCAAGTAGTCAACAAGGATCAAGTAGTAACCAAGGATCAAGTAGTAACCAAGGATCAAGTAGTAACCAAGGATCAAGTAGTCAACAAGGATCAAGTAGTAACCAAGGATCAAGTAGTAACCAAGGATCAAGTAGTAACCAAGGATCAAGTAGTAACCAAGGATCAAGTAGTAACCACGGGAGAAGTGATAACCACAACACCACCCGCTGAGCCCCTCCACATAGATTGCACCAACTTCAACTACATAATGAAGAACCTTtcagaaatgaaaattttcgaCCAAAGTATCATCCTCAAATATGCTCTTCTCTTCTCCAGCAACCTTGCCCACATCAGCACCGATCACATATGTGACTATCTCTTCTACACCTTATCACTGAGCCACCCCAGGGGGAGGAACCAAGCGGGGATGAATAcagaaggggaggaaaaaattcaaatggtAGACGCTTCCAAGGGAGAACTATCCACACCAACCTCCCATGACAAAAGGATCGGCCACTTAGTGAGCTCCAACGAAGAGCTCACCTTGAAGGAAGCCAATTTCGGAAAAATCTATCAACACTATTTAACCAAAGTGATTGAatttttgaaggaaaaactatCTCATTTGGACGCGGACATATTTCTTGCCCATTTGGAGGAACTGCAGAATGggaagaagggagaaaacgcaatggagggaaaagaggaagaagacaaaATCGATACCTTCGTGTTCAATTACCAAACGGAGAAGAAACAGGAGCATGTACAAAAACTCAATGAACTCATTTTGGAACAAACCACCAACCATGGTTCGAAGGCAACTATGCTGGTGGACTTAGTTTCGGATAAAgagttttcttcctttgtcaACGAGGGGGAAGACAACTATCATCAtgataatgatgaaaatatagaaaaaacaaaacaaaaaaaaaaacttcagcCATGCACATCGATCAGTTCGCTCATTCATTTGTTCTACTCCCTTGCGTCCTTGAACGAACTTGAAAAGGATCGAGTTGATCACTACATGGACAATTTGTACAACGTcgtggagagaaaaaaaaatgaaataacaGCCTACCAGTGGCTGCTCATCAGGGACATCTTCAAGATGGTACGTGTGAAGAGGAGCGCCGATTGGGAACTTCTCCTCGACAATGTAAACACCTACGTTAAGGGTGACGAGCAGGAGGGAAGCGCGCGTTTTGAGACCATCAACATTGAGATATAA
- a CDS encoding leucine-rich repeat protein codes for MGGDEQDKEVENTNMDDPHDGEKRQHEEDAIFDDIIPQRDYRRIGTNVINEKMLIEEINRSGGTPGGRNLTEEFNHAKVLSLENRKILLIQNIDLFRSLEELRLDNNLIEEIENLEGLSSLKILSISNNKIKEIKNLSQLQQLSELNLHNNLIEKIENLENNVNLKILILSKNRIKHMENIMYLRTLRKLKFLNLMDNPICLEENLFTQVGSTLSSLKCFNNVLLTQDSRCKGRGFSSHSPKGYQGGDAPPVEKSPQEKDSNHCDNYEKKISEAYLSNITTLDQALFDKRKEPSVFLKICYYSKIKEDFLLDVRLMNSTLIDQILQLNEKRSQCSRTFESDVESFTSQYMKNNIAAFNQLRKRSKRVVRALLAFLGCEKDPPPVELRKCPDTYKKRTQPSDHKMLNDTITRKAQNVYADFRFKLDSDAELPPKAQTEHGYLQESHTPEEEPHLVEISEPASDNPKEKEPNESNTLLIEGKKYNIIKKYIEKNMEENFLFRDKLINDELANMVSINNFLECFKKEVSKMIKLINDNISDYFRKLEELEEAFNSRIINFFAEVKNNEHPSVRLSEDEINEYYAYKGSRSNILNNLEDFISSSYNKAGTFLIEEKKKHLFVKSRERISEIERIVEVSNDLFYSYLSILRVRVQ; via the exons ATGGGAGGAGACGAACAGGacaaggaagtggaaaacaCAAACATGGATGACCCCCATGATGGTGAAAAGAGACAACATGAGGAGGATGCCATTTTCGACGATATCATCCCACAGAGGGATTATAGGAGGATAGGAACAAATGTaataaatgagaaaatgcTAATCGAAGAAATAAACAGAAGTGGGGGAACCCCTGGGGGGAGGAACCTCACTGAGGAGTTTAATCACGCCAAGGTGTTGTCCCtggaaaataggaaaattcTCCTTATACAGAACATAGATCTTTTTAGGA GCCTGGAGGAACTGCGCCTGGACAACAACCTCATCGAGGAAATAGAAAACCTGGAAGGACTCTCCAGCCTCAAGATATTAAGCATATCtaacaataaaataaaagaaataaaaaacctGAGCCAGTTGCAACAACTGTCGGAACTTAACCTCCACAATAatttaatagaaaaaatagaaaatttagaaaataatgtaaatttaaaaatcttaattttaagcaaaaatagaataaagcATATGGAGAATATAATGTACCTGAGGACtttaagaaaattaaaatttctcAACTTGATGGATAATCCGATATGCCTAGAGGAGAATCTCTTCACCCAAGTGGGTTCTACTTTGTCTTCTCTGAAATGTTTTAACAACGTGCTGTTAACCCAGGACAGTAGATGTAAAGGAAGAGggttttcttcccattcgcCGAAGGGGTACCAAGGTGGAGATGCCCCTCCTGTGGAAAAATCCCCCCAAGAGAAGGATTCCAACCATTGCGATAAttacgaaaagaaaataagcgAAGCGTACTTGTCTAACATCACCACGTTGGATCAGGCCCTCTTTGACAAAAGGAAGGAGCCTTCtgtttttctcaaaatttgTTACTACTCCAAGATTAAGGAGGATTTTCTGCTCGACGTTCGTCTGATGAATTCCACTTTAAT AGATCAAATTCTCCAGTTGAACGAAAAACGCAGCCAATGCTCCCGCACTTTCGAAAGCGACGTGGAGAGCTTCACCTCGCAGTACATGAAGAATAACATCGCCGCGTTCAACCAACTCCGGAAGAGGTCCAAGCGGGTGGTGCGTGCCCTGCTCGCCTTCCTGGGTTGCGAAAAGG ATCCCCCTCCCGTGGAGCTGAGGAAATGCCCAGACACGTATAAAAAGAGGACACAGCCAAGTGATCACAAAATGCTTAACGATACAATTACGAGAAAAGCTCAAAATGTCTACGCAGATTTTCGTTTCAAGTTAGACAGTGATGCAGAGCTCCCTCCAAAGGCTCAGACCGAACATGGTTACCTCCAAGAGAGCCACACCCCTGAGGAAGAGCCCCATCTGGTGGAAATATCCGAACCTGCTTCTGACAACCCCAAGGAGAAGGAGCCAAATGAAAGCAACACCCTCCTTattgaggggaaaaaatacaatattataaaaaagtatatagaaaaaaacatggaGGAGAATTTCCTCTTCAGGGATAAGCTAATAAACGACGAACTAGCCAATATGGTTTCCATTAATAATTTTCTGGAATGTttcaaaaaggaagtttCTAAAATGATAAAGCTTATAAATGACAATATCTCGGATTATTTCCGTAAGTTGGAGGAACTGGAGGAAGCTTTTAACTCTAGAATTATTAACTTTTTTGCCGAGGTGAAGAACAATGAACATCCCTCCGTCAGGCTCAG TGAAGACGAAATAAATGAGTACTACGCATACAAAGGCAGTCGCTCAAACATTCTGAACAACCTGGAAGACTTCATCTCCAGTAGCTACAACAAAGCAGGCACCTTCCTCAtcgaggaaaagaagaaacacttATTTGTCAAATCCAGGGAGCGTATTTCAGAAATTGAGAGAATTGTCGAAGTGTCTAACGATTTGTTTTATTCCTACCTTAGTATTTTGCGGGTCCGTGTCCAGTGA